The sequence GCGTGTTAGCCCGTCTGCCGTGAGAACGTGGCTTCCACGGGCAAGGAGCAGGGTGTTGGCCCATGTGCAGTCCCTTGGAGGCTGCCCCTTCTCCTGCACCGGCACGTCAGCTGCCGCTGGACTCAAGCGATACCCTTCTCATCCCAGTGTGGAACTGGATGAACTTACCCCTGCCCTGAAtttgtcctgctgcagctgtaCATTTAAGGGAGTTTAAGGCAGTCGCTAGACTTGGTTTAGAAGCAGGTCTGTTTGCAAATGCAAGCCCTCAGGCAAAGCTGGACACCAAACTGGTGTGGGAGCGACCGTTCCCCAGTGTTCCCAGTTCTCTAGTGTGTCCACTTCCTGGCCAGTGCTTCTGCAGCAGCCTCGGAGCTAAAGgactcctctctctccctctgcaggTGGCTTTACAACCTCTTTGACAGAGCTATTGAGCCCAGGTTCCGGGACATGCTGCAGAGCAAGGTATGTGAGCGGAGGAGGGCAGAGCTCCGGGTGCTGCTGGTGTCTTTAGCCCCTGCTCGTAGCTGATGTGCGAGGAGGATGGGAGCACACGCAGGGGTTTAACCAGAGTCGGAGCACAGGGGTGTGTGGCCAATCTGGTGTAAACCAGAGGAACGGGCATCGCCAGCTGCGGTCTCGGGCTGAATTGGAAACCTGCAGCCTTTGCCAACGCTCAGCACAATTGGTTCCTAATTAACAACgacttttctttccatgtggTCAGCTAATTAGATCTTATGCCTTGGCCAAACTCCCTGTAACAGAGGAGACCTGCTCAGAGCTGCCCTTCGAACGGCCGCACCCCCGTTTGCTTTGGGGAGCAACGGGGGAGGAATTCTCGTGTCTGGGTTTCTGACACTCGCTGTGCTGTTTTATCGGGGCGCGTCAGGGAGGCCCCGGTGCTGTCCCCGGTACAGAGCCCCGCGTGCAGGAGACCTGCAGCAGGACACGGAGACAAGCTGTTCACCGTAATTACTACAAGGCTCACTGGCACGAGCTACAGCCTCCCTGGATGTGATCCTTGCTCGGGAAGGAGGCACTTGGAGGACAGGCAGATCCCACCCTGCCCGGGCACTAGTCCCGATGCCATGTAGTGGCTTTCCCGAGGCCCCCGGGAGCCGTGGCAGCAGatgggctggcagcaggagcgAACCCAGGGCTCAaaggccttttctgctgttctgcctCCTGGAAAGAGGGCAGCTCTGGCACCCCGAGGGACCTTCTGCTGCCTCCGCTCCTCCCGCAGCGTGTCCCAGTGCACGTTTCTCAGTGTCTTTCTCCGTGTGCGAGATGGTGCCAGGGATgatgggcaggggctgggagtgCGCTGCGCCGGGACCCCCAGGCACAGCCCGGTCCCAACCCTGGCAGCACACGTCAGTCCTCGTGCCCCCAGCGCCGAGGGGATCCGGTCCCTGGGAGATCCCGGTCCCTGGGAGATCCCGGTCCCTGGGAGATCCCGGTCCCTGGGAGATCCCAGTCCCTGGGATCAGGGCTGCGTTTGTCCGGCCGCAGCTCCATCCTCCCCGGCAGACCTGCCACAGCTCAGCTTCGCTGCCTTTCATGCCCGCAGGTCTGTGAGATCGTGGCCAGCTCCGTGCGCAGCGAGCTCCAGCCTTACCTCCGGACCCTGCCAGGTACCGGGGggggggctgcgcggggggTTGGGAGCGTTTCTCCCCAGCATTTCCCAGCCATGAGGACAGTGCTTTACCTTGTGCCCACTGCCCGTTTCCTTGTATTTCTGCACCCAGTTGGGAGCTGGGGAACCCGGTATCCACAGACACTTGTCGCTGTCTGGCTGCGGGAAGAGGCAGCACGTAGCCTCCAAGGAGCCGTGCCCCGGGGCTGGCGCGGGCATGGGCCACCTTAGCCAGGGGAGACAGACCGCTCCTCGGCTCCTGGACTTAGTCCACACGGCTGAGAGGGAGCCAGGAGGGAAACATGGGGTTTGCTTCCAACCAGGAGTGAGCACACGTGAGCTGGCATCGAGCTGGTGCACGGGGCAGCCCTGGGTGTCAGTGGGGGCAAGCTGCTCCCGGCTCTCCCGTGCCccctccttgctcatccatcTGCCCTGCGTTTTACAGTCACAGCCAGGATAGATGCCAAGGCTGGGATCGATTACTCCTTGGTGGCACCCCCAACTGCTACCGCCCAGTCCCTGGACGTGGGCCTGAAGGTGAGAGGCCGCCCTGGGCAAGCTCGAGCGGGAACCAGGCTTGGGTACCTCCTGCTGATGCTGTGTGCCAGCGGGTGAGCCCCACCGCCCTCTGCTCTCCCGCTTCACCTCTCGCCCTCCTCCCAGGGCGAGTTCTTCTCCCTGGCCCACCGCTCTGCCGTGCCCTTCCCCCCGCTGGCGCTGGCCTTCCCCCCGGACCACGACCGCATGGTTTACTTCGGGGCCTCCAGCTACTTCTTCAACACAGCTGGCTTTGCCTACCACGCAGCCGGGGCGCTGGTCTTCGAAATCACAGACTCCATGGTGAGCCACGCCGGTGGGACGGGGCTGTCCCTGCACCTCCGGGCACGGGTTCAATTTGCAGAGGAGCTCCGGCGGCAGCCTGGGGTCCCTGGTCCCCCGGCAAGCTGCCTGGGGGCTGcgggatggggctggggctgtccaGCACGGCAGCACATCGGGGCGGGAGGGCTGAGCTCGCCATGGGCTCGGCCACGCTGTGTTGCCCCGGTGTGACTGTCCTCCCCCTCGCAGATCCCAAAGGGCGTTGAGTTCCACCTGAACACCACCACCTTCTCAGCCTTCGTTCCGCAGGTGAGTGGCCCAGCCCTGCCGTGTGCAGCCAGGGAGTTGCTCTGTGCAAGGTGGGCTCCCCCGGCAATGGGGGTTTGTGCcgctgcccctgccctccccctgctcctctgcagctggagaagaTGTACCCAGACACGCCGATGAAGCTCAGGCTGTCTGCCCCCTCCGCCCCATTCCTGACCATCGGCCCAGGGGGGCTCTCGCTCACGCCTGTTGTGGATATCCAGGCGTACGCCatcctccccagctccagcctggctcctctcttcctccttggcCTGGTGAGTCTGGGCACAGCTGCCGCGgtggctgctcctggctgggcagCCCCCGGTGCAGCCACAGCTCTGGGTGATGCAGTGCATCGCTGAGCTCTCCCCACATCTCAGCGGGGCACAGACGGGGGTCTGAGCTGTGCGGCTGCTCGGAGCCGTTCCCCCCGGCGTGTGGTTTGGGGTGAGGTGGAGCGAGCAGTGCCGGAGCTCTGCGCTCTCTCTCCCCAGACGAGCAACGTGTCTGCTGTCGTCGACGTGAAATCCGGCCACATAGTGGGGAGCCTGAAGGTGGGCAGGTACGGAGGGGGGTGCTTCTCTTCTGGGCTTCCAGGGACAGAGGTGAGGTGGGGAGGTCCCGGGGGTGGGGACCCGGTGCAGAGGGGatgagctggggctggagggagcgGGAGCTGCACGGCCATCGACAGGCGGCACCGAGGTGGGAACCGCTCGCTCCCTTGGGGCAGCCTTCACAGCActgcttctgtctctgtgcAGGATTAAGCTCTCTCTGAAGCATTCAGATGTCGGCACCTTCCAGGTAAGCTATCCCTGACCGTGGCCAGAGCCCCCAGCATGGAGGTGAAAGCCTGCTGGGGGCCAAGGAGAGGGCTTGTTCCCCCCTGGGCCCCAACACGGGAGCTGGGGGTGCACCCAGGACCCCACGCTGACCCCACAGACACCTCCTGCCTCAGCCTGCAAGGCTGGGAGAGGACGCAGAGCCAGCTGCCGTTGCTGCTCTCACCCCTACACTTCCTACCCCACCAGCATGGCCAGACAAAGCCACTGGGCTCTGGTGCAGCGtgtgcccagcccagctcctcgTCTCTCTATTCCCAATTACCCTCCTGTGCCTGGTCACCTGCCCTCCCGCAGGCTAAAGCTCTgttcctccccctctccccgctccccagGTGCGAACGCTGCAGTCCATAATGAACATCTTTGCGTCCAGTATCCTGCTCCCGCGTCTTAATGGTGAGAAGCCGTTGGGGGGAATGGGGATGCTGGAGCAGTCGCTGGCCAGGTCGCTCCGTCCAAGCCAGCCCAGCTCGCTAATTAAATCCCTGCTGCCAAGCCTGAGGGGTGGGTAAAGCCTGCAGCGAGCGCAGGAGATGGCAGTAAAGTGGCAGGCAGTGGCGTGCGGAGCCTCTCGGCGCTGTGACGTGCATCCAGGAGTGAACACGATGGAAAAACTGAGCACGACACACGTCCTAATGCTTTCCAGACCCTCTCCCCCGCTCGTGGTTTCTCCTGAGTCCCCAGCAACGGGGGCCAGagcggggctggtgggggagtGGCGTGGCACAAcgtgcagcccccagcccttcTGTGGAGCTTGGGAGGAATCTCCTCTGCCCTCTGCGTGGGCGaagaaggggctggggggaggaggtggctgcCTGCTTTGCACAGCTCGCGCTCCGTTTTGCTCCCATTCCCACCCTAATGTGGCCACGTGTGTTGTCTCTTCCAGCCAGGTTAGATCAGGGTTTCCCTCTGCCGCTGCCCGACAGAATACAGCTCTCCAATATCCTCGTGCGGTTTCACCAGGTGAGTGAGGGGGagcacccagccctggcccGACGCTGCAAACCTGAACCCTGCTTGTCCTGTCTGCACGGTGGGGCTCTGGGCTCTGCACTCCCAGGGCGGCACCGCATCGCTCCCCAGTTCTTAAACCCAGGGCCGGAATTTCCCACGATGATTTTTATAGCGCACAGAGCTCTGTGCAGCGTCGCCCCATGCCCCTGCCGTCCCCGGCCGGCGGTGCCTGGAGGGACGCCGGACACGTCTGCCTGCGGTGGGACAGGCAGCACCGGCCAGGCTGGGTGGACGGAGCCCTGCCTGGTCCAGGGGAGCAGAGAAAGCCCCGCGGGTGGGAGGCCTTGGGGAAGCCCCAGAGCGGTGCTACTATGGGAATGCTGAATATTTATTGCGAGGCGTGGCTGTGAACTGTCTTCAGAGCCCTTCCAGGGCTAAAGTTAGGCACAGGGGCTGGCAGGACCACGCGTGcccatccctcctccctccgcgagctggggtgggtgctggggggcataGCAGCCCCCCACAGACCACGGCCGCCTTCTCTCTGCCAGAACTTCCTCCTGCTGGGAGCAGACGTTCAGTACCAGCCCCGGGGACCGAGATAAGGCGACGAGGGACCCCGAGCACCAAAACCGCCCCCTTCGCCCCTTCCCTGCCGCTGGAGCTGAGAACCACCGGTCCTGCCGCAGCCCCCCTCTCCACTCCGGCCTGGAGCACCCCCGGGGCCTCACCCCACATCCCCCGGCCGGGGTCTCACCCAGCGCTACCGCGAGTGGGGGGTCCCTggcccccctcccctcccgcttCCCCCGTGCCGGGGGCGGCTGGCGGCAATAAAGGCGTTTGCGGTGCTGCTGTCGCTGTCCGAGCCCGCGGTCCCTGCCCTGGGCCCTTCGCACCGGGCCCGGGGCCTGCCCGGAGCCCCCCGGGGGAGGGCGGGCGCCCGGGGACGCCCGTTTCGGCTATTTTTATCCCCGAGCATCACGGACCGTCTGTTTCCATCGCTATGTCACTTttccgcggcggggccgggcccgaCCGCCCGCGGGGACCCTCCTCCGCCCGGCGGAACCGCGGCGGCGCGGAACGCAGCGCCgaggggcgggggcgcgggggggccgCTGTGGCGGCGCACggcggggctgcccctgcccgcccgTCCGTCCCGCAAAGCGCTCCCCCGGCCGGCAACGCGGGCTGGCCCCGGGGCCTGGCGCCGCCATGCTGCGCtggaggcgggcggcggggcttCTCCGCCcggccgctgccccccgccccagggCCGCCCGCCGGGCGCGCTGCGGGCCGGGGGAgcggccggcggggcgcggggccgcgcTGCCCGCGGGGCCGGACCTGCGGCACTTCCTGAGAGGGGCCGCCGCGGGGGAGCcgcggccggggccggagccgggCCCTGCCCCCGGGGCCGGGAAAGGTCGGTGGTGCCGCctcccccccgccgcgggccctGCTGGCGCCTGCGCGGTGCCGTGGGGTGGCTGGGCCGGCCCCGAGGGCGGGTGGGCATAGCCGTGCCCCGCGGCCGGGGCGTTGTGCCAGGCCAGGGCCAGCCGTAAGGACCGGGGGGTTAGCGGTGCCCCGCAGCCGGGGCGGAGGGTCGCTGCGGCCTGCACGGGGGAAACAAGTTGTTTGGGTGCTTTTAGGGACCAGAGGGTTGTTCTGGTATTAGAAGAAGTCCCCCTCGTTGGCCGCGTGCCCGCTGGCCTGTCTCCCCCGCCGTGGAGGTGTGCTGGGGAGCGGGTTGCCCTGGCACCTCTACGCAGCCGTGGCCATGGTGGAGCTGCCCCGCAGAGGGGGGGTTCATTGCACTAAATGTTGTATCTCGGTAATAACACAGgttctgctgctctgccagccacagTCCAGACCTGTACGGGTGGAGAGACGTGCTCTGAGGCGCTCGGGTTTCCCAGAGCCTGTCTTTATTCTTGGCTTATCCTTTCTGTGTGGGCTGCAAGTGGCGGTAGCTTTGGTGCTGCCTGCCTGACTCCAGTGGTGGGACTGAAAGTTCCTTCCTATGGAAAAGGTCATAGAAGGAGGCAGATGAGAGCGCTGAGGCAGGCTTTGCGTCACGGCACCTTTGTTGCAGTGTACCTGGAGACCTACGGCTGCCAGATGAACGTCAACGACACGGAGATCGCCTGGGCCGTCCTGCAGAAGAACGGCTACGCCAGGACATGGGACCTGGCTGAGGTAAGGCACCGTGGCAGCTCTCCTGTGGCGCAGGTCTGTGAAGGTGTcacactgctgctgtgcctgcgAGCCCCATGTTTTGTGGAGAGCGCAGTTCTGCAGGGTGGTGTGATTTTTGCAGCCTAAGTTCTGTGTAAAGGAAACTACTTAACAAGTGGCTGGAAGGCTGtgcgttgttttttttttctttaagctgctGGGTTCCCTCTCAGTTGGAGAGCAATTGGACACAGTGGGATGCTCCTGACTCATCTTCATCTGAATTTCCTTCTGCCCTTTAGTGGAaggctctgcttttcttcttgttagTTTCTCTCACCTTTGTTTGTTACCACATACTGGGCAGATCTTTTAACTGGGTTAAGTGAGTTTTATACTCTCTGTTCAGGTTACCAGCGCAGGGAGTGAGTACTTACTGTTTGGCTTTTACAAAttattcctcctttttgttgttttcatctAGGCAGATGTGATTCTCCTCGTGACCTGTTCCGTGAGGTAAGGAAACTTCTGGTTTTGGACAGCTTTTAAGGAATTGCCATTTGAAAAGCAAGGCAATAAATGTGTTGTGTGAGGAAGAGCGCATGCAGATGTGAAACTGCCTGTTTAGTTGAGGGCAGAGctagctgctgctgtgatgtAATGCACAACATTAATTGTGCTTTTTTATATGGTGAGAAGTTGTTCTTTGGTAGTGTAAGCTCTGTGTATGTGCTATGGGCAGTTAAAGACCTGCACAGATTTGTactttgatgatttttttttaattcgtCTGTCTTCTCTTGAAGTGTTTATCCCTCTAGTACAGGGTGTGTACTACAAAAATCTGGGGAATATATTTAGGCCAGTTTAGGATATAAATATATAGGgaacttttgggttttttttcctgaatgcaGATGACAAATGCTCTTTGTCACTTACAAGGTAGCTCATATTGGCGGGCTAAGGCAGACTTTTTCTCTGCAAGAGCTGGGTTGTTTCTGCAGTGTAGATGCTCCCAAGCGAGCCAAATGATAGTAGGTGAGGCAGAGCCAAGACATAATCCACACACCACAAACAGCACTCGTATGTGCCAGCAGATCCATCAGGAGGATGATTCCTGTCTTTAGCTGAATTCTCCTCTTAAAGCACTTGGGCTGCTTCACGTTTGGGGACTGTTAAAGTGCAACGATCAGAATAAAAAGGCTGTTTTCCTGGTGTCCcagggagaaggcagagcaggCTATCTGGAACCGTCTGCGGCACCTCAAGGCGCTGAAAGCCCGGCGGCAGCAGGCCCGCGTACCCCTCCGCATCGGCATTCTAGGTACCTGGTGGGGTGTGCACCAGTGGGTGGCACACGCTGTTGTGCCCCATCCCATCGTGCTGAgtttcctcttcccctctggCGGCATCAAGCCCTTTCTGCAGGGTGAAAGCAGCTAGCGAAGGGGTGCAGAGGGGTGATGGAGGGTGGGCACTTCCTCACGAGGACCCTTCTCCTTTGGCGGCAGGGTGCATGGCTGAGAGGCTTAAGGAGGAGATTCTGCACAGGGAGAAGCTAGTGGATGTGGTGGCAGGCCCTGATGCATATCGTGACCTTCCCCGGCTGCTGGCCGTGGCAGAGTCTGGCCAGCAAGCTGCTAATGTCCTGCTCTCGCTAGATGAGACTTATGCAGACATTCTGCCTGTCCAGACTAGCGCAGGTGGCACCACAGCCTTTGTGTAAGTACCTTATTTTCCTGTGCGTGTTTCTGTGGTTCTGGTTTGGAAACACTGCTGTGCAGAACAGACGTGTCGCTGACAGCAGCTACCCCAGAGATGCGATGC comes from Nyctibius grandis isolate bNycGra1 chromosome 19, bNycGra1.pri, whole genome shotgun sequence and encodes:
- the LOC137672190 gene encoding bactericidal permeability-increasing protein-like, with protein sequence MAARGLAVACGALALCLALARATNPGFVVRITQAGLDYAHQHAIAVLEKELAQLKLPDISGDFRIRHVGKVRYEISRLDLRSFHLPYSRISLVPNVGLQVAISNAFAELDGNWRVKLHFIRDHGSFDLNVENVYIKINLKLGSDAAGKPTADTADCSTRISKVRVHFSGKFGWLYNLFDRAIEPRFRDMLQSKVCEIVASSVRSELQPYLRTLPVTARIDAKAGIDYSLVAPPTATAQSLDVGLKGEFFSLAHRSAVPFPPLALAFPPDHDRMVYFGASSYFFNTAGFAYHAAGALVFEITDSMIPKGVEFHLNTTTFSAFVPQLEKMYPDTPMKLRLSAPSAPFLTIGPGGLSLTPVVDIQAYAILPSSSLAPLFLLGLTSNVSAVVDVKSGHIVGSLKVGRIKLSLKHSDVGTFQVRTLQSIMNIFASSILLPRLNARLDQGFPLPLPDRIQLSNILVRFHQNFLLLGADVQYQPRGPR